A single window of Deltaproteobacteria bacterium DNA harbors:
- the lgt gene encoding prolipoprotein diacylglyceryl transferase codes for MYPVLVQTKLFGLLSTEWTIHTYGVFIAAGFLLALFLASRRAKLEGEDYQRFIDLGFYVLLVGFIGGRLLFMVANLPLYIEHPIRLIKIWYGGFVWYGSFISAALFIFYYSRKHRIPFFKYADIIIPYMALAHAIGRIGCFAAGCCYGAPTQMPWGVSFPIGSLVHQAQQSTGLIKYTDSPLPVHPTQLYESLVEFALFVLLIFWRQRKMYEGQLLVVWLLFYGILRAVIEQFRGDNERGVFILSTSQYVAIIMIAIAIILHSHLQRQQRQVAAMAKSPE; via the coding sequence ATGTATCCCGTTTTAGTGCAAACCAAACTCTTCGGCTTGCTTTCTACTGAGTGGACAATTCATACCTATGGTGTGTTTATTGCGGCGGGGTTTTTATTAGCTCTTTTTTTAGCTTCACGTAGGGCCAAGCTTGAAGGAGAGGATTACCAGCGTTTTATTGATCTTGGTTTTTATGTATTGCTTGTTGGTTTTATTGGTGGTCGTTTACTTTTTATGGTTGCTAATTTGCCATTATATATAGAACATCCAATTCGATTAATTAAAATTTGGTACGGTGGTTTTGTTTGGTACGGTAGTTTTATCAGTGCTGCTTTATTTATATTTTATTATAGTCGTAAGCATCGTATTCCATTTTTTAAGTATGCCGATATTATAATACCCTACATGGCATTGGCTCATGCTATTGGGCGTATTGGTTGTTTTGCAGCGGGTTGTTGTTATGGTGCACCGACACAGATGCCATGGGGTGTATCATTTCCTATTGGTTCGCTAGTTCATCAAGCCCAACAAAGTACTGGATTAATAAAATATACAGATTCTCCTCTGCCAGTTCATCCAACCCAGCTATATGAAAGTTTGGTAGAATTTGCTCTATTTGTTTTATTAATATTTTGGCGACAGCGTAAAATGTATGAAGGACAATTATTAGTAGTTTGGCTGCTATTTTATGGAATATTGCGAGCCGTGATAGAGCAATTTCGTGGCGATAATGAGCGTGGTGTATTTATTCTTTCTACTTCACAGTATGTAGCTATCATTATGATAGCTATAGCAATTATTTTGCATTCACATCTGCAGCGACAGCAACGGCAGGTTGCTGCGATGGCAAAGTCTCCTGAGTGA
- the lspA gene encoding signal peptidase II: MKHMQAAAFSWWGYWKKFIVIVASVVFCDQVTKYWAIAKLTNSFGTNSDNLAFTNKLSLFLFNKHPIGDNTVVWLDNFWRFNYVENTGAAFSFLANASIAGFRTHLLLLIALVAMVFIIVYYRRVGKNSTLLSFALMLVFSGALGNFLDRVRLGYVIDFIVWHWYNKAQWPTFNIADAAITIGVGLMLLDTVLAPKRNKAVRLEHVK; encoded by the coding sequence ATGAAACATATGCAGGCTGCGGCATTTTCATGGTGGGGCTATTGGAAAAAATTTATCGTAATTGTGGCTTCAGTGGTATTTTGTGATCAAGTTACTAAATATTGGGCAATAGCAAAACTCACCAACTCCTTTGGCACAAATTCAGATAATTTAGCCTTCACTAATAAGCTATCATTATTTCTATTTAATAAGCATCCTATTGGTGATAATACCGTAGTTTGGTTAGACAATTTTTGGCGGTTTAATTATGTTGAAAATACCGGTGCCGCTTTTAGTTTTTTAGCTAATGCTAGTATTGCAGGATTTAGAACTCATTTATTATTACTAATAGCCTTGGTCGCAATGGTATTTATTATTGTATACTATCGTCGCGTAGGTAAAAATTCAACCTTGCTTAGTTTCGCATTAATGCTAGTTTTTAGTGGTGCGTTAGGTAATTTTCTTGATCGAGTACGATTAGGCTATGTGATCGATTTTATTGTGTGGCATTGGTATAACAAAGCACAATGGCCTACATTTAATATTGCTGATGCTGCCATAACTATTGGTGTGGGCTTAATGCTTTTAGATACAGTATTAGCACCAAAAAGAAATAAAGCTGTACGACTTGAACATGTGAAGTGA
- a CDS encoding adenylate/guanylate cyclase domain-containing protein: MAAPVMHEHKTGMSLRLKLTIGLILIIGIIFAALNTANIVSQRLRQRDEALRHNETVARLLAGAIIPELANYEIHSEQFGRYLRNLLKASIATSKSRDLAFVAVIDNELKVIAGKANTKLTVFPHGKTYQDESQTLVAIAHTNSWSGTDIRMHRFPLKVAGSIAGKLLVGTSLLRIKDEATRNLFINLGALILALAALMIYAIIALNHMVITPVTHIANAMRAVQEGNLSHEVALHRKDEIGVLANTYNFMVRGLKEREQLKDAFSRYVSPQVYKRFQEGAINLRGETRKAVVLFSDIRSFTTLSEQLTPVEVVAMLNEYFTEMVEIIFKYDGFINKFIGDAIMAIYNVPIDQPDPELRAIKTGLEMLEALDRLNQRRQDRGQFTLKIGIGINTGPVVAGNLGHERRLEYTVIGDMVNLAQRIESQTKVTGTPLLVSQSTFMPCYNQLVAQELPPVKVKGKKEPVVLYSVSSLL; the protein is encoded by the coding sequence ATGGCTGCCCCCGTAATGCATGAACATAAAACTGGGATGAGCTTGCGGCTCAAGCTCACTATTGGGTTAATTCTCATCATTGGTATCATTTTTGCCGCCCTTAATACTGCCAACATTGTTAGCCAACGGTTGCGCCAACGCGATGAAGCGCTGCGGCATAATGAAACCGTCGCGCGATTATTAGCTGGGGCTATTATTCCTGAGCTAGCCAATTACGAAATCCATAGTGAGCAATTTGGTCGTTATCTACGCAATCTTTTAAAAGCCTCGATTGCCACTAGTAAAAGTCGCGATCTCGCCTTTGTTGCAGTTATCGACAACGAACTTAAGGTAATTGCTGGTAAGGCAAATACTAAATTAACCGTTTTTCCACATGGAAAAACTTATCAAGATGAATCACAGACTTTAGTAGCAATTGCTCATACTAATAGCTGGTCGGGTACTGACATACGTATGCATCGTTTTCCTTTAAAAGTCGCCGGGTCTATTGCCGGTAAACTATTAGTTGGCACTTCACTACTTCGTATTAAAGATGAAGCTACCCGAAACCTGTTTATTAATCTTGGCGCCTTAATTTTAGCACTTGCGGCTTTGATGATTTACGCCATTATTGCTTTAAATCATATGGTCATTACTCCAGTCACGCATATCGCAAATGCTATGCGCGCTGTACAAGAGGGCAATCTTAGTCACGAAGTCGCTTTACACCGTAAAGATGAAATTGGTGTTCTTGCTAACACCTATAACTTTATGGTGCGTGGACTAAAAGAACGCGAGCAACTTAAAGACGCTTTTTCACGCTATGTCTCACCACAAGTATATAAACGCTTTCAAGAAGGTGCGATTAATCTTCGTGGTGAAACTCGCAAAGCCGTAGTGCTGTTCTCAGATATTCGTAGCTTTACGACCTTATCAGAACAACTCACACCAGTTGAAGTTGTTGCTATGTTAAATGAGTATTTCACCGAAATGGTTGAAATCATTTTTAAATATGACGGCTTCATAAACAAATTTATCGGCGATGCGATTATGGCTATTTATAATGTACCCATTGACCAACCAGATCCCGAGTTACGCGCTATTAAAACCGGCTTAGAAATGCTCGAAGCTTTAGATCGCTTAAACCAACGCCGCCAAGATCGTGGACAATTTACTCTAAAAATTGGCATTGGTATCAATACTGGTCCAGTCGTTGCTGGTAACTTAGGACATGAAAGACGCCTTGAATACACGGTAATCGGTGATATGGTAAATCTAGCGCAACGTATCGAAAGCCAAACTAAAGTCACTGGCACACCTTTGCTAGTTTCACAGTCGACATTTATGCCCTGTTACAACCAATTGGTGGCGCAAGAATTGCCTCCGGTTAAGGTAAAAGGGAAAAAAGAGCCGGTTGTGCTTTACTCAGTTTCTTCACTGCTTTAG
- a CDS encoding methyltransferase domain-containing protein, translated as MVAANTEVDINLDYIIDPNERRALERYDLKFAQALLSVLPAINDPINVLDFVCGDGLVAFELANRLVPNSRLVALGDENLTLERLHTHAKSALAPGLIGNRFFSRREELTRLPFADATFDLVYAALPLGDLPESRSVLTQVMRVLRPNGTIALSFVLPHSLLELAQAVAQAELVNDDEHTMSILSQRLAARVHLPTLEDWQNLAERVGAIEIKTISSQFNLIVEPDAHLDELYSTRLVPLLLGNSHENLTMTRRLLKTAISKQLTTMVNIGVLIGRRPGFTQETLPSQQPAVAVAADVNAK; from the coding sequence ATGGTCGCAGCAAATACTGAAGTTGATATTAATCTTGATTATATCATCGATCCCAACGAGCGTCGTGCCCTTGAGCGATATGATTTAAAATTTGCCCAGGCACTACTCTCAGTTTTACCTGCAATTAACGACCCAATTAATGTTCTCGATTTCGTATGTGGCGATGGATTAGTAGCTTTTGAACTAGCTAATCGCCTGGTACCTAATTCGCGTCTTGTAGCTTTAGGTGATGAAAATTTAACTTTAGAGCGCTTACATACTCATGCAAAATCCGCCCTTGCTCCTGGTCTGATTGGAAATAGATTTTTTTCTCGCCGTGAAGAGTTAACTCGTTTGCCTTTTGCTGATGCCACTTTCGATCTGGTTTATGCCGCACTACCTTTAGGTGATCTACCTGAAAGCCGCTCTGTACTTACCCAAGTTATGCGAGTACTGCGACCTAATGGCACTATTGCTTTGAGTTTTGTTTTGCCTCACAGCTTGCTTGAACTTGCTCAAGCTGTTGCACAAGCCGAACTTGTAAACGATGATGAACACACCATGTCTATTCTCAGTCAACGCCTAGCAGCACGAGTGCATCTACCGACTTTAGAGGATTGGCAAAATCTAGCTGAACGAGTTGGCGCCATAGAAATAAAAACTATCAGTAGTCAATTCAACCTTATAGTTGAACCTGATGCACATCTTGACGAACTATACAGCACTCGTTTGGTGCCATTATTACTCGGTAACAGTCATGAAAATCTAACCATGACTCGGAGACTACTAAAAACTGCAATTAGTAAACAACTTACTACCATGGTTAACATAGGGGTTTTAATTGGTCGCAGGCCAGGTTTCACTCAGGAGACTTTGCCATCGCAGCAACCTGCCGTTGCTGTCGCTGCAGATGTGAATGCAAAATAA
- a CDS encoding polymer-forming cytoskeletal protein encodes MAVLKREEIGTISEVDINDVHTILGPESSFEGKLVFEGTVRIDGNFKGQIKTDNVLVIGPGARVEADLEIGSVVINGEVIGDIIAKQVVEIHAPGKLRGNVTTPQLMIAKGVIFEGSCKMEPTNNDRNQPSKVTLLSNNNEAEL; translated from the coding sequence ATGGCGGTTTTAAAACGCGAAGAAATCGGTACCATTTCTGAAGTTGATATCAATGACGTACATACCATTCTTGGGCCAGAAAGCTCTTTTGAAGGCAAACTCGTCTTTGAAGGCACTGTACGCATTGACGGAAATTTTAAGGGTCAAATTAAAACCGACAATGTCCTGGTTATTGGGCCTGGTGCTAGGGTCGAAGCTGACCTTGAAATTGGCAGCGTTGTAATTAATGGCGAAGTTATTGGTGATATCATTGCCAAGCAAGTTGTCGAAATTCATGCTCCTGGCAAATTACGCGGCAATGTCACTACCCCACAATTAATGATTGCCAAAGGGGTAATTTTTGAAGGAAGCTGTAAAATGGAGCCGACAAATAATGACCGTAACCAACCATCTAAAGTTACTCTCTTAAGTAATAATAATGAAGCAGAGCTTTAA
- the ileS gene encoding isoleucine--tRNA ligase, whose translation MVDYKDTLHLPSTDFAMRANLAQKEPAQLSVWRDKKLYEAINQANTQNPLFVLHDGPPYANGHLHHGHILNKILKDMVVKDRTMSGYRVPYVPGWDCHGLPIEVQVDKELGSKKGGMSKVELRQACRAYAERFVQIQREEFERLGVFGRWQEPYLTMSFAYEAATLRELARIVDQGLVYKGLRPVNWCSTHQTALAEAEIEYEDHKSPSVYVAFAIKGQLAKCDQAADLVIWTTTPWTLPANLAIAVHADYDYIAYPAKGRVRIVATDLLASFLAAVGEPEFAANKVIATYKGRELENIIYQHPLVERENRVLLGEHVTLETGTGLVHIAPGHGAEDFDLGRRYGLEILSPVDARGEFTEQCGIAELVHKNVFACNTLIAEKLASHGALLNSQGEQVSHRYAHCWRCHRPIITRATEQWWVAIDKPYANGPSLRERALASLKEVKWIPNWGEDRIRGMLATRPDWCLSRQRMWGVPIAVVYCEDCGEPVLDGERMRQVATYFEQEGADAWFLHSVEELMGPLQCTKCKGKRFRKEQDILDVWFDSGVSFAAVIEREGMGQQSGASVDLYLEGSDQHRGWFHSSLLCALATREQPPYKSVLTHGFVVDGNGKKISKSKGNFTDPFKAIARNGAEILRLWVAAEDYREDIRLSDEILTRLTDTYRKVRNTFRYLLGNLFDFDPNKDLLSADKLLEVDRYALGISFSAIERMRNGYERYEFHQVVHTLNELCIVDLSAFYLDILKDRLYASGKNSRERHSAQTVLYILARDLLRVAAPLLSFTCEEAWAQLPRLVGDADSVHLNKHPGVDEPKFMAMMRQQISAGQSKIDTKYNYARELRRQVNALLEDERKNKRLGSSIEARVCISGPLEMHQKLGSIDKLALADLFIVSEVEFTGESEQIKITIERARGTKCPRCWLYREDIGKDAAHPELCARCTDALVN comes from the coding sequence ATGGTTGATTATAAAGACACTTTACATTTGCCGAGTACAGATTTTGCGATGCGCGCCAATCTTGCGCAAAAAGAGCCGGCGCAGTTATCAGTATGGCGCGATAAAAAGCTTTATGAAGCTATTAACCAAGCTAATACACAAAACCCCTTATTTGTGCTGCATGATGGTCCTCCATATGCCAACGGACATTTGCACCACGGCCATATTCTTAATAAGATTCTTAAAGACATGGTGGTTAAAGACCGTACCATGTCTGGCTATCGTGTGCCCTATGTTCCTGGTTGGGATTGCCATGGTCTGCCTATCGAAGTGCAAGTTGATAAAGAGTTGGGTTCTAAAAAGGGTGGCATGTCTAAAGTTGAATTACGCCAAGCATGCCGAGCTTATGCTGAGCGTTTTGTTCAAATTCAACGTGAAGAGTTTGAACGCTTAGGCGTTTTTGGTCGGTGGCAAGAACCGTATTTGACTATGAGTTTTGCCTATGAAGCCGCCACATTACGTGAACTTGCCAGAATAGTCGATCAAGGTTTGGTTTATAAGGGGTTACGTCCAGTCAATTGGTGCTCAACGCATCAAACGGCATTAGCCGAGGCTGAAATTGAATATGAGGATCACAAATCACCTTCGGTTTACGTAGCTTTTGCTATCAAAGGACAACTAGCAAAATGTGATCAAGCCGCTGATTTAGTAATTTGGACCACTACCCCGTGGACTTTACCTGCCAATTTGGCGATCGCTGTTCATGCAGATTACGATTATATAGCTTATCCGGCTAAGGGTCGAGTACGAATTGTGGCTACGGATTTATTGGCTAGTTTTCTTGCCGCGGTTGGCGAGCCGGAATTTGCGGCCAATAAAGTGATAGCAACTTACAAAGGCCGTGAGCTTGAAAACATTATTTACCAACACCCTTTGGTTGAGCGAGAAAATCGGGTGCTGCTTGGTGAACATGTAACTTTAGAGACAGGTACCGGCTTGGTGCATATTGCTCCAGGTCATGGTGCTGAAGATTTTGATTTAGGTCGCCGCTATGGTCTTGAGATTTTAAGTCCCGTTGATGCACGAGGTGAATTTACTGAGCAATGTGGTATTGCAGAGCTAGTTCATAAAAATGTATTTGCCTGTAATACGTTGATCGCTGAAAAACTCGCATCACATGGGGCATTGCTAAATTCTCAAGGTGAACAGGTATCACATCGCTATGCGCATTGCTGGCGCTGTCATCGTCCGATTATTACTCGAGCTACCGAGCAATGGTGGGTAGCTATTGATAAACCATATGCCAATGGACCGAGTTTACGTGAACGGGCGCTCGCAAGTTTAAAAGAGGTTAAGTGGATCCCGAATTGGGGTGAAGACCGTATTCGCGGCATGCTAGCCACGCGACCTGACTGGTGTTTATCACGACAGCGCATGTGGGGGGTACCAATTGCAGTAGTCTATTGTGAAGACTGTGGTGAGCCGGTACTTGATGGTGAGCGTATGCGTCAAGTAGCAACGTATTTTGAACAAGAAGGAGCTGATGCTTGGTTTTTACATAGTGTTGAAGAACTTATGGGACCTTTGCAATGCACTAAATGTAAAGGCAAACGCTTTCGTAAAGAACAAGACATTCTCGATGTGTGGTTTGACTCTGGTGTTTCTTTTGCAGCAGTTATTGAGCGCGAAGGTATGGGTCAACAAAGCGGTGCATCGGTTGATTTGTATCTTGAAGGTTCAGATCAACACCGCGGTTGGTTTCATTCATCGCTTTTATGCGCTTTGGCTACGCGTGAGCAACCACCATATAAGTCGGTTTTAACCCATGGTTTTGTTGTTGATGGTAATGGTAAAAAAATATCAAAGAGTAAAGGTAATTTTACCGATCCCTTTAAAGCTATCGCGCGTAATGGTGCTGAAATTTTGCGTTTATGGGTAGCAGCCGAAGATTATCGCGAGGATATTCGTCTCTCTGACGAAATATTAACTCGATTAACTGATACCTATCGTAAAGTACGTAATACATTTCGTTATTTATTGGGTAATCTTTTTGATTTCGATCCCAATAAAGATTTGCTCTCTGCCGATAAATTGCTTGAGGTTGACCGCTATGCGCTTGGTATCAGCTTTAGTGCTATAGAACGAATGCGTAATGGTTATGAACGTTATGAATTCCATCAGGTGGTTCATACTTTGAATGAGTTGTGTATTGTAGATTTATCAGCGTTCTATCTTGATATATTAAAAGATAGATTATACGCATCGGGTAAAAATTCAAGAGAACGACATTCAGCACAGACAGTATTATATATATTAGCTCGTGATTTACTACGAGTTGCAGCACCATTATTATCTTTTACCTGTGAAGAAGCGTGGGCGCAGTTGCCGCGTTTAGTCGGTGATGCAGATAGTGTACATCTAAACAAGCATCCAGGTGTAGATGAGCCAAAGTTCATGGCCATGATGCGCCAACAGATCAGTGCAGGACAATCTAAAATAGATACTAAATATAATTATGCGCGCGAGCTTCGTCGTCAGGTTAATGCTTTGCTTGAAGATGAGCGCAAAAACAAACGTCTGGGTTCATCAATAGAAGCTCGTGTATGCATAAGTGGTCCGCTAGAAATGCACCAGAAATTAGGTAGTATTGATAAATTGGCTTTGGCTGATTTATTTATCGTCTCTGAAGTTGAATTTACTGGTGAGAGTGAACAAATAAAAATCACTATTGAACGCGCACGTGGAACAAAATGCCCACGTTGTTGGTTATATCGAGAAGACATTGGTAAAGATGCAGCGCATCCTGAACTTTGCGCTCGCTGTACCGACGCTTTAGTGAATTAA
- a CDS encoding Jag N-terminal domain-containing protein — translation MARYEFEGRSAAEAAIKACEELGITRSALRYDVVSENGSGIEKSVLISVEHDPTTAQAAVGAFERNAEGDDYRHQGYSDNYQYGNDRDEERPYSRGYNNRGRYGRTDRHNSRNFRGGRNFYSDRGDRADYGGRGGRSARGRSDRDGMPTRRMSIPQEADDAFEALLNLDEFPNNGIERGELTGDISPIAIQAKTMLNGVLERMKFAACGIVVQDDAQEIHLDIRGDEAKRVIGNKGEPLLSLQFLINRMVARENEREPVVVLDVAGYRERRRAALADLARKLAQRAVAERKIVKLSPMSAHDRRVFHLTLTPEMGVTTQSEGEGLFRRLLIIPLEFANRNNSD, via the coding sequence ATGGCCCGTTATGAGTTTGAAGGGAGAAGCGCTGCTGAGGCAGCAATTAAAGCATGCGAAGAACTTGGTATTACCAGGTCGGCATTGCGTTATGATGTCGTATCTGAAAATGGTTCTGGCATCGAGAAAAGCGTACTTATCTCGGTAGAGCATGACCCAACGACAGCTCAAGCTGCGGTAGGTGCCTTTGAGCGTAATGCTGAAGGTGACGATTATCGTCATCAAGGTTATAGCGATAATTATCAATATGGTAATGATCGTGATGAAGAGCGACCATATTCACGTGGTTATAATAACAGAGGTCGCTATGGTCGAACTGATAGACACAACAGTCGTAATTTTCGCGGTGGTCGAAATTTTTATAGTGACCGTGGTGACCGTGCTGATTATGGTGGTCGTGGCGGTCGAAGTGCTAGGGGTCGCAGTGATCGTGATGGTATGCCCACACGCCGCATGTCGATTCCACAAGAAGCTGATGATGCATTTGAGGCATTGCTTAATCTTGACGAATTCCCAAATAACGGCATTGAGCGTGGCGAACTAACAGGTGATATTTCGCCCATAGCAATTCAAGCTAAGACTATGCTTAACGGTGTACTTGAACGTATGAAATTCGCTGCCTGCGGCATCGTAGTACAAGATGATGCGCAAGAAATACATTTAGATATTCGTGGCGATGAAGCTAAACGAGTTATTGGAAATAAAGGTGAGCCCTTACTTTCTTTACAGTTTTTAATTAATCGGATGGTGGCGCGCGAAAACGAGCGAGAACCAGTAGTAGTTTTAGACGTTGCAGGTTATCGTGAGCGTCGTCGAGCAGCTTTAGCTGATTTAGCCCGTAAACTAGCACAAAGAGCGGTGGCAGAACGCAAAATAGTAAAGCTTAGTCCTATGTCTGCACACGATCGTAGGGTCTTCCACTTAACACTTACTCCTGAAATGGGTGTGACAACACAATCAGAGGGCGAGGGTTTATTCCGACGTTTACTTATAATTCCCCTTGAGTTTGCGAATAGAAATAACTCGGATTAA